Proteins co-encoded in one Klebsiella michiganensis genomic window:
- a CDS encoding sugar isomerase, with the protein MKPTMMTYIHEEQATLSAMLSRYPSDLPVLGGQKEWLVLATGSSINAIKSAKYYVEKLADVRIAVEEPFHFQHYEKFSEATDLVIGVSQSGESTSTLNAIQNIRQSHPVKTLGMTSKTGSELARAVDHVIDIEIGEERVGYVTKGYVATILKFMLLGVFVARRSGKIDAEQEAAELTKLDAAVKAIPGIIADTEVFFTKWQAELAASPRFTSIGYGPSVGVIKEMETKFAETIRVPSQGVELEAFMHGPYFEVNGNHRMFFIDTPGVARERLLLLKAYEQKYTDYVYTIKLGEDNDPRTLAVKANIDEFIAPLILVIPFQILAHHIAEAKGNNLPQRIFTDFGVAVKSKTKPGDYA; encoded by the coding sequence ATGAAACCGACAATGATGACTTACATCCACGAAGAGCAGGCGACGTTAAGCGCCATGTTGTCTCGCTATCCGTCCGATCTTCCGGTGCTCGGTGGGCAGAAAGAGTGGCTGGTGCTGGCCACGGGCTCCAGCATTAATGCGATTAAAAGTGCGAAGTACTACGTGGAAAAACTGGCGGACGTCCGTATCGCCGTCGAAGAGCCGTTCCACTTCCAGCACTACGAAAAATTCAGTGAGGCCACCGATTTGGTGATTGGTGTTTCCCAGAGCGGGGAGAGTACGTCCACCCTCAACGCTATCCAGAATATTCGCCAGTCACATCCGGTAAAAACGCTGGGCATGACCAGCAAAACCGGCAGCGAGCTTGCCCGAGCCGTTGACCACGTTATTGATATTGAAATCGGCGAGGAACGCGTGGGCTATGTGACCAAAGGGTACGTTGCCACCATCCTGAAATTCATGCTGCTCGGCGTGTTTGTGGCTCGCCGCAGCGGGAAGATCGACGCCGAACAGGAAGCGGCCGAGTTGACGAAACTGGACGCGGCGGTGAAAGCTATTCCGGGCATTATCGCCGACACCGAAGTCTTCTTCACCAAATGGCAGGCCGAACTGGCCGCTTCCCCGCGGTTTACCTCGATTGGCTACGGGCCGAGCGTCGGCGTTATCAAAGAGATGGAAACCAAGTTTGCCGAGACGATTCGCGTGCCGTCGCAGGGCGTTGAGCTGGAAGCTTTTATGCATGGGCCTTATTTCGAAGTGAACGGCAACCACCGGATGTTCTTTATTGATACGCCGGGCGTGGCTCGCGAGCGCTTATTACTGCTGAAAGCTTATGAGCAAAAATATACCGACTACGTGTACACCATCAAATTAGGCGAGGACAACGATCCGCGTACGCTGGCGGTGAAAGCCAATATTGATGAGTTTATTGCCCCACTGATTTTGGTGATCCCGTTCCAGATATTGGCTCACCATATTGCCGAGGCAAAGGGGAATAATCTGCCGCAGCGTATCTTTACCGATTTTGGCGTGGCCGTAAAAAGTAAAACAAAACCGGGCGATTACGCCTGA
- a CDS encoding membrane protein produces MLWSFIAVALSAWIYIDASWRGSTWQRWLFKPLTLLLLLLLAWQAPMFEATGYLIVAGLLATLVGDALTLLPTQRLLYAVGAFFLSHLLYTIYFASQMSLAIFWPLPLALLIIGALLVATIWTRLEALRVPILTFIGMTLVMVWLAAELYFFRPTDPSFSGFVGASLLLLGNIVWLVSHYRQRFKGDSAIAAACYFAGHFMIVRALYI; encoded by the coding sequence ATGCTTTGGTCATTTATTGCTGTTGCGTTATCGGCCTGGATTTACATTGATGCGTCCTGGCGCGGCTCCACCTGGCAGCGCTGGCTTTTTAAGCCGCTCACCCTGCTGCTGCTGCTGCTGCTGGCCTGGCAAGCGCCAATGTTTGAAGCGACGGGCTACTTGATTGTGGCGGGTCTTTTGGCGACGCTGGTAGGTGATGCACTCACGTTGCTGCCCACTCAGCGCCTGCTGTACGCCGTGGGAGCCTTCTTCCTTTCACACCTGTTGTACACCATCTATTTTGCCAGCCAGATGAGTTTAGCCATATTCTGGCCTCTGCCGCTGGCTCTGCTGATTATTGGCGCGCTGCTGGTGGCGACTATCTGGACCCGACTGGAAGCACTGCGCGTGCCTATCCTGACGTTCATCGGTATGACGCTGGTGATGGTCTGGCTGGCCGCCGAGCTTTACTTCTTCCGCCCGACGGACCCCAGCTTCTCCGGATTTGTCGGCGCCAGCCTGCTGCTGCTGGGCAATATTGTCTGGCTGGTCAGCCACTATCGTCAACGTTTCAAAGGCGACAGCGCGATTGCCGCCGCCTGCTACTTTGCCGGGCACTTTATGATTGTTCGCGCCCTGTATATCTGA
- a CDS encoding cell division protein FtsY (cell division protein; signal recognition protein receptor; functions in the targeting and insertion of membrane proteins) — translation MAKEKKRGFFSWLGFGQKEQQPDVEAEQKVIEEQPVTEQAPAQDEPQRPQAAEQEQQSSVSEHSLEESEKFAEQVEEVNARLVKDAEEKAPVAEPEIIPEPEVTVEPEVGAEPEPVAVIGHEAVVEPEPAAVIEPEPVIEPEPVVEPVAGTEVIEPAVVVEEPAVTEQPVAAVEHETLPLPEEVAENVEQPDEWQAEQDEIVNEEVAEAEALFAHEAFVEDEAVAEEALDEEPAEEAVEETAPVAVQQEQDKPTKEGFFARLKRSLVKTKQNLGSGFISLFRGKKIDDDLFEELEEQLLIADVGVETTRKIITNLTEGASRKQLRDAEALYGLLKEEMSEILAKVDEPLSVEGKTPFVILMVGVNGVGKTTTIGKLARQFEQQGKSVMLAAGDTFRAAAVEQLQVWGQRNNIPVVAQHTGADSASVIFDAIQAAKARNIDVLIADTAGRLQNKSHLMEELKKIVRVMKKLDEDAPHEVMLTIDASTGQNAISQAKLFHEAVGLTGITLTKLDGTAKGGVIFSVADQFGIPIRYIGVGEQISDLRPFNAGDFIEALFARED, via the coding sequence ATGGCGAAAGAGAAAAAACGTGGCTTTTTTTCCTGGCTGGGATTTGGTCAGAAAGAGCAGCAGCCGGACGTCGAAGCAGAACAAAAAGTAATAGAAGAACAACCGGTTACTGAACAGGCTCCCGCACAGGATGAACCTCAACGGCCTCAGGCTGCTGAGCAGGAACAGCAGAGTTCAGTTAGTGAGCACTCACTGGAGGAGTCCGAAAAGTTTGCTGAGCAGGTCGAGGAAGTTAACGCCCGGCTCGTAAAAGACGCGGAAGAAAAAGCGCCTGTTGCCGAGCCGGAAATTATTCCTGAGCCGGAAGTCACCGTTGAGCCCGAAGTCGGGGCTGAACCTGAACCCGTTGCGGTTATCGGGCATGAAGCTGTCGTTGAGCCAGAGCCTGCTGCGGTTATCGAACCAGAACCGGTTATCGAACCAGAACCGGTTGTCGAACCCGTTGCCGGGACAGAGGTGATTGAACCTGCTGTTGTCGTTGAAGAGCCGGCAGTCACCGAGCAGCCTGTCGCGGCCGTAGAGCACGAAACGCTGCCGTTGCCGGAAGAGGTGGCCGAAAACGTAGAGCAGCCTGACGAATGGCAGGCCGAGCAGGACGAGATCGTCAACGAAGAAGTTGCTGAGGCCGAAGCGCTGTTCGCACACGAAGCCTTCGTTGAAGATGAAGCCGTTGCTGAAGAAGCGCTTGATGAGGAGCCGGCTGAAGAGGCTGTCGAAGAGACTGCCCCGGTTGCCGTGCAGCAAGAGCAGGACAAGCCAACTAAAGAAGGCTTCTTCGCTCGCCTGAAGCGTAGCCTCGTCAAAACCAAACAAAACCTCGGTTCCGGATTTATCAGTCTGTTCCGCGGCAAGAAAATCGATGATGATCTGTTTGAAGAGCTGGAAGAGCAGCTTTTGATTGCCGACGTTGGGGTTGAGACAACCCGGAAAATCATCACCAACCTGACCGAAGGTGCGAGCCGCAAACAGCTTCGTGATGCGGAAGCGTTGTATGGCCTGCTGAAAGAAGAGATGAGCGAAATCCTCGCCAAAGTGGACGAGCCGCTTAGCGTGGAAGGTAAAACGCCGTTTGTTATCCTGATGGTAGGCGTGAACGGTGTGGGTAAAACCACCACTATCGGCAAGCTTGCGCGTCAGTTTGAGCAGCAGGGCAAATCCGTGATGCTGGCGGCGGGCGATACCTTCCGTGCGGCGGCGGTTGAGCAACTGCAGGTTTGGGGCCAGCGCAACAATATTCCTGTTGTGGCCCAGCATACCGGCGCGGACTCCGCCTCGGTTATCTTCGATGCTATTCAGGCGGCGAAGGCACGTAATATCGACGTGTTAATTGCCGATACTGCAGGGCGTTTGCAGAATAAGTCGCACCTGATGGAAGAGTTGAAGAAAATTGTCAGGGTTATGAAAAAGCTGGACGAAGATGCCCCGCATGAGGTTATGCTCACCATCGACGCCAGCACCGGTCAGAATGCCATAAGCCAGGCTAAACTGTTCCACGAAGCGGTGGGGCTGACGGGCATCACCCTGACCAAACTGGATGGTACCGCCAAGGGTGGCGTAATCTTCTCTGTGGCAGACCAGTTCGGCATTCCGATTCGCTACATTGGCGTCGGCGAACAAATTTCTGATTTACGACCGTTTAATGCGGGCGACTTTATAGAGGCACTTTTTGCCCGAGAGGATTAA
- the rsmD gene encoding 16S rRNA methyltransferase (catalyzes the methylation of 16S rRNA at position G966), producing MKKPQSSGSGQIRIIGGQWRGRKLPVPDSPGLRPTTDRVRETLFNWLAPSMVDAHCLDCFAGSGALGLEALSRYAASATLIEMDRAVSQQLQKNLTTLKASHGKVLNANTLNVLAQPGTPHNVVFVDPPFRKGLLDETLSLLEKNGWLADEALIYVESEVENGLPAVPASWALHREKVAGQVAYRLFIREAQGAA from the coding sequence ATGAAGAAACCCCAATCCTCTGGTTCCGGCCAGATCCGCATTATCGGCGGCCAATGGCGCGGCCGAAAACTTCCGGTGCCCGACAGCCCCGGCCTGCGCCCGACAACCGACCGCGTGCGTGAAACGCTTTTTAACTGGCTGGCCCCGTCAATGGTGGATGCCCATTGCCTCGACTGTTTCGCCGGGAGCGGCGCGCTCGGGCTGGAGGCGCTCTCTCGCTACGCCGCCAGCGCCACGCTGATTGAGATGGATCGCGCGGTTTCCCAACAGCTACAAAAGAACCTCACGACGCTAAAGGCCAGCCATGGCAAAGTCCTCAACGCCAACACGCTCAACGTTCTCGCCCAGCCGGGTACGCCGCATAACGTGGTGTTTGTCGATCCGCCGTTCCGTAAAGGATTGCTGGATGAAACGCTCAGCCTGCTGGAGAAAAACGGCTGGCTCGCGGATGAGGCGCTAATCTACGTAGAAAGTGAAGTGGAAAATGGTCTGCCTGCGGTGCCCGCCAGTTGGGCGCTGCACCGTGAAAAAGTCGCCGGTCAGGTGGCTTACCGCCTGTTTATTCGTGAAGCTCAAGGAGCCGCATAA
- the zntA gene encoding zinc ABC transporter ATPase (P-type ATPase involved in the export of lead, cadmium, zinc and mercury), with translation MLNTPQDGKKPPQFAFAKLSPLQAEGPSCCADDTCSAQKPEPEIVDNGNRYSWHVAGMDCAACARKVENAVKQVSDVQQVQVVFATEKLLVSSPRDVRSDVEKAVKAAGYTLNDGSAPKQEKSSGLQENLPLILLIALMVISWGLEQFNHPLGNLAFIATTLVGLWPIARQAVRLIRSGNWFAIETLMSVAAIGALFIGATAEAAMVLLLFLIGERLESYAASRARRGVSALMALKPDVAIRLRAGERETVAQADLRPGDVIEVAAGGRLPADGRLLSGFASFDESALTGESVPVERQQGEKVAAGSTSVDRLVQLEVISEPGDSAIDRILRLIEEAEERRAPIERFIDRFSRIYTPIIMLLALLSAVIPPLFFGQGWEPWIYKGLTLLLIGCPCALVISTPAAITSGLAAAARRGALIKGGAALERLGQIQQVAFDKTGTLTAGKPQVTAIAVEEGTEEDQLLALAAAVEQGSTHPLAQAIVNAAQQRNLPPVVAENHRALAGVGVEASIQGETLLLSSPSKLDGQVLSETWQRRIAKQEEEGQTVIVVLRSGLLLGTIAMRDTLRSDAREAVTALHQLGIQGVMLTGDNPRAAAAIANELGIDYRASLLPADKVAAVNKLNATAPLAMVGDGINDAPAMKAATIGIAMGSGTDVALETADAALTHNRLIELAGMVRLARATHNNIRQNVTIALGLKGIFLVTTLLGLTGLWLAVLADSGATALVTANAIRLLRKK, from the coding sequence ATGCTCAACACACCTCAAGACGGCAAAAAACCACCGCAGTTTGCATTTGCCAAACTTAGCCCGCTGCAGGCGGAAGGCCCCTCCTGCTGCGCCGATGACACCTGCTCCGCACAAAAACCAGAGCCAGAGATCGTCGACAACGGCAACCGCTACAGCTGGCACGTAGCCGGGATGGACTGCGCGGCCTGCGCACGCAAAGTGGAAAATGCGGTGAAACAGGTGAGCGATGTCCAGCAGGTGCAGGTCGTGTTTGCCACAGAAAAGCTGCTGGTCAGCTCGCCCCGCGACGTTCGCAGTGACGTTGAAAAAGCGGTTAAGGCCGCGGGCTACACGCTAAACGACGGCAGCGCACCGAAACAAGAAAAAAGCAGCGGCCTGCAGGAAAACCTGCCGCTGATCCTGCTCATCGCCCTGATGGTGATTAGCTGGGGACTCGAGCAATTCAACCATCCGCTCGGCAACCTGGCGTTTATCGCCACCACGCTGGTTGGCCTGTGGCCGATAGCCCGCCAGGCCGTGCGCCTGATCCGCAGCGGTAACTGGTTCGCCATTGAAACGCTGATGAGCGTCGCGGCAATCGGCGCGCTGTTCATCGGCGCCACCGCCGAGGCGGCGATGGTCCTACTGCTTTTCCTCATCGGCGAACGCCTCGAATCCTATGCCGCAAGCCGTGCACGCCGCGGGGTAAGTGCCTTGATGGCGCTAAAGCCGGACGTCGCTATTCGCCTCCGGGCCGGCGAGCGCGAAACCGTCGCTCAGGCCGATCTTCGCCCTGGCGATGTGATTGAAGTCGCCGCCGGGGGCCGCCTGCCCGCCGATGGTCGTCTGCTCAGTGGCTTTGCAAGCTTTGACGAAAGCGCCTTAACCGGGGAATCCGTGCCGGTAGAGCGCCAGCAGGGTGAAAAAGTTGCGGCGGGCAGCACCAGCGTGGATCGCCTTGTTCAGCTGGAGGTGATTTCCGAGCCCGGCGACAGCGCAATTGACCGCATTTTGCGGCTGATTGAAGAGGCCGAGGAGCGCCGCGCGCCTATCGAACGCTTTATCGATCGTTTTAGCCGGATTTACACGCCGATCATCATGCTGCTCGCGCTGCTGAGCGCCGTAATCCCACCGCTCTTCTTCGGCCAGGGCTGGGAACCGTGGATCTATAAAGGCCTGACGCTGCTGCTCATCGGCTGCCCATGCGCACTGGTGATCTCGACGCCAGCGGCCATTACCTCCGGCCTTGCCGCCGCCGCTCGCCGTGGCGCCCTGATTAAAGGCGGAGCCGCGCTGGAACGCCTGGGTCAAATCCAGCAGGTTGCGTTCGATAAAACCGGCACCCTGACGGCGGGTAAACCTCAGGTTACGGCGATTGCGGTAGAGGAAGGGACAGAGGAAGACCAGCTTCTGGCGCTCGCCGCCGCGGTTGAACAAGGCTCCACTCACCCGCTGGCGCAGGCGATCGTCAATGCCGCGCAGCAGCGTAACCTGCCTCCTGTCGTCGCAGAAAATCACCGCGCACTCGCCGGGGTTGGCGTAGAAGCGAGCATTCAGGGAGAAACACTGCTGCTCAGCTCACCGTCCAAACTTGACGGCCAGGTACTCTCCGAAACCTGGCAAAGACGTATCGCGAAGCAGGAAGAAGAGGGGCAGACGGTTATCGTGGTGCTGCGCTCAGGCCTGCTGCTGGGCACCATCGCCATGCGCGATACCCTGCGCAGCGATGCCCGCGAAGCGGTTACCGCGCTCCATCAGTTGGGCATTCAGGGCGTGATGCTGACGGGAGACAACCCGCGCGCGGCGGCGGCAATAGCCAATGAACTGGGCATTGATTACCGTGCCAGCCTGCTCCCGGCAGACAAAGTGGCGGCGGTGAACAAACTGAACGCCACCGCGCCGCTGGCGATGGTCGGCGACGGCATCAACGATGCCCCGGCGATGAAAGCGGCGACCATCGGTATTGCCATGGGCAGCGGCACCGACGTCGCGCTGGAAACGGCAGATGCCGCCCTGACCCACAATCGGCTGATCGAGCTGGCCGGCATGGTGCGGCTCGCCAGAGCCACCCATAACAACATTCGCCAGAACGTGACGATTGCGCTGGGGCTGAAGGGGATTTTCCTGGTAACCACCCTGCTCGGCCTGACCGGCCTTTGGCTGGCGGTGCTGGCAGACTCAGGCGCTACCGCCCTGGTCACGGCGAACGCCATTCGACTGCTGCGGAAGAAATAG
- the ftsX gene encoding cell division protein FtsX (ABC transporter, membrane protein), which translates to MNKHSALNHIKRFSNKLDKINQLNKLGDLGRSVKKRGKGPQSKSKALKGGVNEQFRYAWEGALQDLKSKPLATFLTVMVIAISLTLPSVCYMVYKNVNQAATQYYPSPQITVYLDKALDDNAAQQVVGAIQAEEGVDKVNYLSREEALGEFRNWSGFGGALDMLEENPLPAVAVVNPKLDFQSTDHLNTLRDRVAKIHGVDEVRMDDSWFARLAALTGLVGRVAAMIGILMVAAVFLVIGNSVRLSIFARRDTINVQKLIGATDGFILRPFLYGGALLGFSGAFLSLILSEILVMRLSSAVTEVAQVFGTKFDISGLGFDECLLLLLVSSMIGWLAAWLATVQHLRRFTPE; encoded by the coding sequence GTGAATAAACACAGTGCGCTCAACCATATCAAGCGCTTCAGCAACAAGCTGGATAAAATCAACCAACTGAACAAGTTAGGTGACCTTGGCCGCTCGGTGAAAAAACGTGGTAAAGGGCCGCAGTCCAAAAGTAAGGCTCTGAAAGGCGGCGTGAATGAGCAGTTCCGCTACGCCTGGGAAGGTGCGCTTCAGGATCTGAAGAGCAAGCCGCTGGCGACCTTCCTGACGGTGATGGTGATTGCCATTTCCCTGACGTTGCCTAGCGTCTGCTACATGGTTTACAAGAACGTGAACCAGGCGGCGACCCAATACTATCCGTCGCCTCAAATCACCGTTTACCTCGATAAGGCGCTGGACGATAACGCCGCGCAGCAGGTGGTGGGTGCCATCCAGGCGGAGGAGGGTGTTGATAAAGTTAACTACCTCTCCCGTGAGGAAGCGCTGGGCGAGTTTCGTAACTGGTCGGGCTTTGGCGGCGCGCTGGACATGCTGGAAGAAAACCCGCTTCCCGCGGTGGCCGTTGTGAATCCTAAACTGGATTTCCAGAGCACGGATCACCTGAATACGCTGCGTGACCGCGTGGCGAAGATTCATGGCGTTGATGAAGTGCGCATGGATGACAGCTGGTTTGCCCGCCTCGCGGCGTTGACCGGGCTGGTCGGGCGCGTGGCGGCGATGATCGGTATTTTAATGGTTGCCGCGGTGTTCCTGGTCATCGGCAACTCGGTGCGTCTGAGCATCTTTGCCCGCCGCGACACCATCAACGTGCAGAAGCTTATTGGGGCGACCGACGGCTTTATTCTGCGTCCGTTCCTGTATGGGGGGGCGCTGCTGGGGTTCAGCGGTGCGTTCCTGTCGCTGATCCTGTCTGAGATTCTGGTGATGCGTCTGTCTTCGGCGGTGACGGAAGTGGCGCAGGTGTTCGGGACTAAGTTTGATATCAGTGGCCTGGGTTTTGACGAGTGCCTGCTGCTATTGCTGGTTTCTTCGATGATCGGCTGGCTGGCAGCCTGGCTTGCCACTGTTCAACATTTACGCCGCTTTACGCCGGAGTAA
- a CDS encoding PTS cellobiose transporter subunit IIC, with protein sequence MIMATFSQLARQIIQHVGEAENIEHLTHCATRLRFTIKDKSKINKDELYKLPEVVKLVENPGQFQIVIGPKVEKVFQAITAQMGEPCAEEASVPQGSMINRLLATLSAIFTPYIGVLAGVGVVKGIVVLLQTMNLVDTHSYVFTVFNALSSGVFVMLPLFIAVTAAERFKANKFSALALTAAMIFPLTDASVPGAFHVMGLALNVKIYGGAVIPAVFAVLFLSHVERWLKKVIPEIAALVFVPCLSLIISGFVVFTVIGPVADYVGVGIANGYAWLYNLSPVISGALLAGIGQLFVVFGVHWGIIPLALINIQVNGYDTIMAMFMSAVMGQFGAVFGAIFIARNLKDKQIAISASLSAFFGITEPALYGVNLKYRMLFVFGCIGAALGGAITGLLGVKTYSFLPVLNVFELGLFSGPESKMIYEVIAIAVAFTVPAVLTIIYGKTRRLEPASLAEDRR encoded by the coding sequence ATGATTATGGCTACCTTCAGTCAACTTGCCCGACAGATAATTCAGCACGTCGGCGAGGCAGAAAATATAGAGCATCTTACCCACTGCGCAACCCGTTTGCGTTTTACTATCAAAGATAAAAGTAAGATTAATAAAGACGAGCTTTATAAGTTGCCGGAGGTAGTCAAACTGGTTGAAAACCCGGGGCAATTCCAGATTGTGATCGGGCCAAAGGTCGAGAAAGTCTTTCAGGCTATCACGGCACAGATGGGTGAGCCTTGTGCAGAGGAAGCATCGGTGCCGCAGGGCTCGATGATTAACCGTCTGCTGGCCACGCTTTCCGCTATCTTCACGCCTTACATAGGCGTGCTGGCGGGTGTGGGGGTGGTGAAAGGTATTGTGGTTCTTCTGCAGACGATGAATCTGGTGGATACCCATTCGTATGTGTTCACCGTGTTCAATGCGCTCTCCAGCGGCGTTTTTGTCATGCTGCCGCTGTTTATCGCGGTGACGGCAGCGGAGCGCTTTAAGGCCAATAAATTTAGCGCCCTGGCGCTGACGGCGGCGATGATTTTCCCGCTGACGGATGCCAGCGTGCCCGGCGCCTTCCACGTTATGGGCCTGGCTCTTAATGTGAAAATCTACGGCGGGGCGGTGATCCCTGCGGTGTTTGCCGTTCTCTTCCTGAGCCACGTTGAACGCTGGCTGAAAAAAGTGATTCCTGAGATTGCGGCGCTGGTGTTTGTGCCTTGCCTGTCGCTGATTATCAGCGGCTTTGTGGTGTTTACCGTGATTGGCCCGGTTGCCGATTATGTCGGGGTTGGCATCGCTAATGGTTATGCGTGGCTGTACAACCTTAGCCCGGTGATTTCCGGTGCGCTGTTGGCGGGGATCGGGCAGCTGTTTGTGGTGTTTGGCGTACACTGGGGCATTATTCCGCTGGCGCTGATTAACATTCAGGTCAACGGGTATGACACCATTATGGCCATGTTTATGTCGGCGGTGATGGGGCAGTTTGGGGCGGTGTTCGGCGCAATCTTTATCGCCCGTAATCTGAAAGACAAGCAGATTGCGATTTCCGCTTCGCTCTCCGCCTTCTTCGGCATTACTGAACCGGCGCTGTATGGCGTGAACCTGAAATACCGCATGCTGTTCGTCTTTGGCTGCATCGGCGCGGCGCTGGGTGGGGCTATTACCGGTCTGCTGGGGGTGAAAACCTACAGTTTCCTGCCGGTGCTGAACGTGTTCGAACTGGGGCTGTTTAGCGGGCCGGAATCGAAGATGATTTATGAGGTGATTGCTATCGCGGTGGCATTTACGGTGCCTGCGGTATTGACCATTATCTACGGCAAAACCCGCAGGCTGGAACCTGCCTCCCTGGCGGAAGACAGGCGTTAA
- a CDS encoding LacI family transcriptional regulator, with amino-acid sequence MKKPLTIKDIAELAQVSIATVSRVLNKNSWVADKTRSRVEKVIQEHNFSPNLLARGMISKKTQTLAIVVSDISNPYFVMLVAQIEHESLRLGYKVTLYDTQSANKASREAPVVPEEHIFNSITDSQIDGVIILGGNIDYNDISATYLQELKKLIATVPVVVVGRQLAGVEYACVERDQAGCVRLATRHLIEKGYRRIGFIGGSKNVYITRDREAIFRAELESAKLPVINSFIVLNNFYLQHGYEAIDTLISSNEGLPDAIVAINDHVAKGAIRALKDHHLSVPENIAIVSCEYFPGSEYFIPRITTVDHQNALIGKEVMVRLMAILNENAAGIAGEKIPLMLLNGESC; translated from the coding sequence ATGAAAAAACCACTGACAATCAAGGATATTGCGGAGCTGGCGCAGGTGTCTATCGCCACCGTCTCCCGGGTGCTGAACAAAAACAGTTGGGTGGCGGACAAAACGCGTAGCCGGGTCGAAAAAGTGATTCAGGAGCATAACTTCAGCCCGAATTTACTGGCGCGGGGTATGATCTCTAAGAAAACCCAGACGCTGGCAATCGTCGTTTCAGATATCAGTAACCCTTACTTTGTGATGCTGGTGGCGCAAATTGAGCACGAAAGTTTGCGGCTGGGCTACAAGGTCACGCTGTATGACACTCAATCGGCGAACAAAGCCTCCCGCGAAGCACCAGTGGTGCCCGAAGAACATATTTTTAATTCCATTACCGACAGCCAGATAGACGGCGTGATCATTCTTGGCGGCAACATCGACTACAACGATATTTCCGCGACCTATCTGCAGGAGTTGAAAAAGCTGATTGCTACCGTGCCGGTCGTGGTGGTAGGGCGCCAGCTTGCAGGCGTGGAGTATGCCTGCGTTGAGCGGGATCAGGCGGGGTGCGTGCGCTTAGCCACTCGCCATCTGATTGAAAAAGGCTACCGCCGCATTGGGTTTATCGGCGGGTCGAAGAATGTGTATATTACTCGCGATCGCGAAGCAATATTTCGCGCAGAACTGGAATCTGCGAAATTGCCGGTAATCAATAGCTTTATCGTGCTGAATAACTTTTATTTGCAACATGGCTATGAGGCGATTGATACACTTATTTCATCGAATGAAGGCCTGCCGGATGCCATTGTGGCAATTAACGATCATGTTGCCAAAGGCGCGATCCGTGCGCTAAAAGATCATCACTTATCCGTGCCTGAAAATATCGCCATAGTGAGCTGTGAATATTTCCCGGGTAGCGAGTATTTTATTCCCCGTATTACTACCGTTGACCACCAGAATGCTTTGATTGGCAAAGAAGTCATGGTCAGGTTAATGGCTATATTGAATGAAAATGCTGCCGGTATCGCGGGGGAAAAAATACCTCTGATGCTGCTGAACGGCGAATCCTGTTAG
- a CDS encoding cell division protein FtsE (ATP-binding protein of an ATP-binding cassette transporter; when bound to FtsX, FtsEX localizes to the cell division site and plays a role in the assembly or stability of the septal ring under low-salt growth conditions), producing the protein MIRFEHVSKAYLGGRQALQGVTFHMQPGEMAFLTGHSGAGKSTLLKLICGIERPSDGKIFFSGHDISRLKSREVPFLRRQIGMIFQDHHLLMDRTVYDNVAIPLIIAGASGEDIRRRVSAALDKVGLLDKAKNFPIQLSGGEQQRVGIARAVVNKPAVLLADEPTGNLDDALSEGILRLFEEFNRVGVTVLMATHDMGLISRRNYRMLTLSDGHLHGGLAGE; encoded by the coding sequence ATGATTCGCTTTGAACACGTCAGTAAAGCCTATCTCGGTGGGAGACAAGCGTTGCAGGGAGTCACCTTCCATATGCAACCGGGCGAGATGGCCTTTCTGACCGGCCATTCTGGCGCAGGGAAGAGTACTCTGCTCAAGCTTATCTGCGGTATCGAACGGCCCAGCGATGGGAAGATCTTTTTCAGCGGGCATGACATTAGTCGCCTGAAGAGCCGTGAAGTACCGTTCCTGCGTCGTCAGATAGGGATGATCTTCCAGGATCACCACCTGTTGATGGACAGAACCGTGTACGACAACGTGGCCATTCCGCTGATCATCGCGGGTGCCAGCGGCGAAGATATTCGCCGCCGCGTGTCTGCGGCATTAGATAAGGTCGGCCTGCTGGACAAAGCGAAGAACTTTCCTATCCAACTCTCCGGTGGTGAACAGCAGCGCGTGGGCATTGCTCGCGCCGTGGTGAATAAGCCCGCTGTGCTGTTGGCGGATGAACCGACCGGTAACCTTGATGATGCACTATCGGAAGGTATTCTGCGCCTGTTCGAAGAGTTTAACCGCGTGGGCGTGACGGTGCTGATGGCTACCCATGACATGGGGCTTATCTCGCGTCGCAATTACCGTATGTTGACCCTCAGCGACGGCCATTTGCATGGAGGCCTGGCAGGTGAATAA